A window of Bacteroidota bacterium contains these coding sequences:
- a CDS encoding DUF1343 domain-containing protein, with amino-acid sequence MKIRLVLVCMTFLFSTSNLLSQNFVKVGAEQTEEYLPLLKNKRVAVLANQSSLIHKTHMVDSLLSLNISVEKIFCPEHGFRGETEAGKQIQNYIDKKTKLPVVSLYGKNKKPQSEDLKNIDIFVFDIQDVGVRFYTYISTLHYVMEACAENDIKLIVFDRPNPNGFYVDGPVLKTKFSSFVGMHTVPVVHGLTIGEYAKMIIGENWLSNNKNCELQVIMCQNYSHETLYELPVNPSPNLPNMESVYLYPSLCFFEGTAMSIGRGTEKPFQILGHPDWQIGDFYFTPKSLQGICENPKFLNQKCRGIELSKKDSERILENPLINIKYLCDAYLIFEEKDKFFNDFFIKLAGTPELQKQITEGKTADEIKKSWKKGLKKFKKIRVKYLLYEDFE; translated from the coding sequence CATTATTGAAAAATAAGAGAGTTGCTGTATTGGCAAACCAAAGTTCGCTAATTCATAAAACACACATGGTAGATAGTTTGCTTTCTCTCAATATTTCTGTAGAAAAAATATTTTGTCCTGAGCATGGTTTTCGTGGAGAAACAGAAGCCGGTAAACAAATTCAAAATTACATAGATAAAAAGACTAAGTTGCCTGTAGTTTCACTATATGGGAAAAATAAAAAACCACAATCTGAAGACTTGAAAAATATTGATATTTTCGTTTTTGATATTCAGGATGTTGGAGTTAGATTTTATACATATATCTCAACTTTGCATTATGTTATGGAGGCTTGTGCCGAAAACGACATTAAACTTATAGTATTCGATCGTCCCAATCCGAATGGTTTTTATGTAGATGGACCTGTTTTGAAAACAAAATTTTCTTCCTTTGTTGGAATGCATACTGTGCCTGTTGTTCATGGTCTTACGATTGGTGAATATGCAAAAATGATAATTGGAGAAAATTGGCTTAGCAACAACAAGAATTGCGAATTGCAAGTAATTATGTGTCAAAATTATTCTCATGAAACTTTGTATGAATTACCTGTGAATCCTTCCCCAAATCTGCCAAATATGGAATCGGTTTATTTGTATCCATCCTTATGTTTTTTCGAAGGAACAGCCATGAGTATAGGTCGTGGGACAGAAAAACCGTTTCAAATTCTCGGACATCCAGATTGGCAAATTGGTGATTTTTATTTTACGCCAAAAAGTTTGCAAGGAATTTGCGAAAATCCAAAATTTCTGAATCAAAAATGCCGTGGAATAGAGCTTTCAAAAAAAGATTCTGAAAGAATTTTAGAAAATCCATTAATAAATATTAAGTATCTTTGCGATGCTTACCTCATATTCGAAGAAAAGGATAAGTTTTTTAATGATTTTTTTATAAAACTTGCCGGAACACCAGAACTTCAAAAGCAAATTACTGAAGGTAAAACAGCTGATGAAATAAAAAAATCATGGAAAAAAGGTTTAAAGAAATTCAAAAAAATCAGAGTAAAATATTTGCTGTATGAAGATTTTGAATAA
- a CDS encoding competence/damage-inducible protein A has product MDVEIITIGDELLIGQVVDTNSAWMAEHLNMNGLNVYQITSISDNRNHIFDAIDTALERAEIILLTGGLGPTKDDITKNTLCEYFDTHLIMNDDVLAKIKKFLSSRKSALNELNRQQALVPENCKIIQNENGTAPALWFEKNNKVIVSMPGVPFEMKQIMSDKIIPALKNRFKTKNIIHKTVLVAGLFEAQLAEILHDWEEQLPANLKLAYLPSPGRIRLRFSIVGENREDLLKIIDNEIIKLKAIIPDSVFGFEEDTLEKVVGDLLKKKKLSLSTAESCTGGNIAHLLTSVAGSSEYFVGSVVAYSNNIKENILKVSRKKIEKYGAVSQEVVEEMAVGIRKLFDTDYAIATSGVAGPGGGTEEKPVGTVWIAISEGNRTISKKYLFGKNRERNISKTSSTALNLLRNMLLKRIET; this is encoded by the coding sequence ATGGATGTAGAAATAATAACAATTGGCGACGAACTCTTAATTGGACAGGTCGTAGATACAAATTCTGCATGGATGGCTGAACATTTAAATATGAATGGTTTAAATGTCTATCAGATTACTTCAATTTCAGATAATAGAAATCATATTTTTGATGCCATCGACACGGCTTTAGAAAGAGCAGAAATTATTTTATTAACTGGAGGTTTGGGACCAACAAAAGATGATATTACCAAAAATACTTTATGCGAATATTTTGATACTCATCTGATTATGAATGATGATGTTTTAGCTAAAATTAAGAAGTTTTTGTCGTCAAGAAAATCTGCATTAAATGAACTTAACAGACAACAGGCTTTAGTTCCGGAAAATTGTAAAATTATTCAAAATGAAAACGGAACAGCACCAGCACTGTGGTTCGAGAAAAATAATAAGGTAATTGTTTCGATGCCTGGTGTCCCATTCGAAATGAAACAAATAATGTCCGACAAAATTATACCTGCACTAAAAAATAGGTTCAAAACAAAAAATATTATTCACAAAACTGTTTTGGTTGCTGGATTGTTCGAGGCTCAATTGGCTGAAATTCTTCATGATTGGGAAGAACAATTACCTGCAAATTTGAAATTGGCTTATTTGCCAAGTCCGGGAAGGATCAGGTTAAGATTTAGTATTGTTGGTGAAAATCGCGAAGATTTATTGAAAATTATTGATAATGAGATAATAAAATTGAAGGCAATTATTCCAGATTCTGTTTTTGGATTTGAAGAAGATACATTGGAAAAAGTTGTTGGCGATTTACTGAAAAAGAAGAAACTTAGCCTTTCAACGGCTGAGAGTTGTACTGGTGGAAATATTGCTCATCTACTTACTTCTGTAGCTGGAAGTTCGGAGTATTTTGTAGGCTCGGTTGTGGCATATTCGAACAACATTAAAGAAAATATTTTGAAAGTAAGTAGAAAGAAAATTGAAAAGTATGGAGCTGTAAGTCAGGAAGTTGTTGAAGAAATGGCTGTTGGGATTAGAAAATTATTTGATACTGATTATGCAATTGCAACTTCAGGAGTTGCCGGACCGGGTGGAGGAACAGAGGAAAAACCGGTTGGGACTGTTTGGATAGCCATTTCTGAAGGGAATAGAACCATCTCGAAAAAGTATCTTTTTGGGAAAAATAGAGAACGAAATATTAGCAAAACATCCTCAACTGCCCTGAATTTATTACGAAATATGCTTTTGAAGCGAATTGAAACTTAA